Proteins from one Streptomyces sp. 840.1 genomic window:
- the egtD gene encoding L-histidine N(alpha)-methyltransferase, whose product MSPFLLTRNLPLDATDAALRADVLDGLTRQPKTLPPKWFYDARGSELFEEITRLPEYYPTRAEREILIDRAGEIAAASGARTLVELGSGSSEKTRHLLDALPQLHTYVPVDVSESALRGAAEALLEERPGLSVHALIADFTGALTLPETPGPRLVVFLGGTIGNLLPEERAAFLTSVRSLLSPGDGLLLGTDLVKEEDVLVAAYDDAAGVTAAFNRNVLSVVDRELGADFEPADFEHVARWNPEREWIEMRLRARRDLTVKIPELDLVVPFEAGEELRTEVSAKFREDGVRDELDRAGLRLAQWWTDAAGRFALSLATVD is encoded by the coding sequence GTGAGTCCCTTTCTGCTGACCCGCAACCTGCCGTTGGACGCGACGGACGCGGCGCTGCGCGCCGACGTGCTGGACGGTCTGACCCGGCAGCCGAAGACCCTGCCGCCCAAGTGGTTCTACGACGCCCGGGGCAGCGAGCTGTTCGAGGAGATCACCCGGCTGCCCGAGTACTACCCCACCCGTGCCGAGCGGGAGATCCTGATCGACCGGGCCGGCGAGATCGCCGCCGCGTCCGGCGCCCGGACCCTGGTGGAACTGGGTTCGGGCTCCTCGGAGAAGACCCGGCACCTGCTCGACGCACTGCCGCAGCTGCACACCTACGTGCCGGTCGACGTGAGCGAGAGCGCGCTGCGCGGGGCGGCCGAGGCGCTGCTCGAGGAGCGGCCCGGCCTGTCCGTGCACGCGCTCATCGCCGACTTCACCGGCGCGCTGACGCTGCCCGAGACCCCGGGACCGAGGCTGGTCGTGTTCCTGGGCGGCACCATCGGCAATCTGCTGCCCGAGGAGCGGGCCGCCTTCCTGACGTCCGTGCGCTCACTGCTCTCCCCCGGTGACGGCCTGCTGCTCGGTACGGACCTGGTGAAGGAGGAGGACGTGCTCGTAGCGGCGTACGACGACGCCGCAGGGGTCACGGCGGCGTTCAACCGGAACGTCCTGTCGGTCGTCGACCGGGAGCTGGGGGCCGACTTCGAGCCTGCCGACTTCGAGCACGTGGCCCGCTGGAACCCGGAGCGCGAGTGGATCGAGATGCGGCTGCGGGCCCGCCGGGACCTGACGGTGAAGATTCCGGAGCTGGATCTGGTGGTGCCGTTCGAGGCCGGTGAGGAGCTGCGGACCGAGGTGTCCGCGAAGTTCCGCGAGGACGGTGTGCGGGACGAACTGGACCGGGCCGGGCTTCGGCTGGCTCAGTGGTGGACGGACGCGGCGGGCAGGTTCGCGCTGTCGCTGGCCACGGTGGACTGA
- a CDS encoding GNAT family N-acetyltransferase translates to MPALPTAPATSPATAATPAAPVPPVPAQQQAGPAAPPRYRVSLAVDQEEVRAAQRLRHQVFAAEFGARLEGPEPGLDSDAFDAYCDHLLVREASTGDVVATYRLLPPERARIAGRLYAEGEFDLTRLDPIRDDLVEVGRSCVHPAHRDGAVIALIWAGLARYMERTGHNWLAGCCSIPLTDGGGAAARAWETVRTKHLAPEDYWVSPHRLWQAPAALPAGPGGLAALPALLRGYLRLGARVCGAPAHDPEFNVADLYVLLSLRGTDPRYLRHFLSLAPQQ, encoded by the coding sequence ATGCCCGCGCTGCCCACCGCTCCCGCCACCTCCCCGGCCACCGCTGCCACCCCAGCCGCCCCCGTCCCGCCCGTTCCCGCGCAGCAGCAGGCCGGCCCCGCCGCCCCGCCGCGCTACCGGGTCTCCCTCGCCGTGGACCAGGAGGAGGTGCGCGCCGCCCAGCGCCTGCGCCACCAGGTCTTCGCCGCCGAGTTCGGCGCCCGCCTCGAGGGCCCCGAACCGGGACTGGACAGCGACGCGTTCGACGCGTACTGCGACCACCTGCTGGTCCGCGAGGCGTCCACCGGCGATGTCGTCGCCACCTACCGCCTGCTGCCGCCCGAGCGGGCCCGGATCGCCGGACGCCTCTACGCCGAGGGCGAGTTCGACCTCACCAGGCTCGACCCGATACGTGACGACCTGGTCGAGGTCGGCCGCTCCTGCGTCCACCCGGCCCACCGCGACGGCGCCGTCATCGCCCTGATCTGGGCCGGCCTGGCCCGCTACATGGAGCGGACCGGGCACAACTGGCTGGCGGGCTGCTGCTCGATACCCCTGACCGACGGCGGCGGGGCGGCGGCCCGTGCCTGGGAGACCGTACGGACCAAGCACCTGGCACCCGAGGACTACTGGGTCTCCCCGCACCGCCTCTGGCAGGCCCCCGCCGCGCTTCCCGCCGGTCCCGGCGGGCTCGCCGCGCTCCCGGCGCTGCTGCGCGGCTATCTGCGCCTCGGTGCCCGCGTCTGCGGGGCGCCCGCCCACGACCCCGAGTTCAACGTCGCCGATCTGTACGTACTGCTGTCGCTGCGCGGCACCGACCCGCGCTATCTGCGCCACTTCCTCTCGCTCGCCCCGCAGCAATGA
- the egtB gene encoding ergothioneine biosynthesis protein EgtB, producing MTDSPATSPAGPQRPDAPDALDPEALRERAVAALLTARERTTLLTDSVDDNELIAQHSPLMSPLVWDLAHIGNQEELWLLRNVGGREAMRPDIDGLYDAFEHPRATRPSLPLLAPAEARSYAAEVRGRALDVLGATPLGGRPLLRSAFAFGMIAQHEQQHDETMLITHQLRSGPAALSAPEPPRATDAAALHAEVLVPGGPFTMGTSTEPWALDNERPAHRREVPAFFLDTAPVTCGAYRAFIEDGGYTEQRWWAPEGWAMVREHELTAPQFWRREAGQWLRRRFGVTEPVPADEPVLHVSWYEADAYARWAGRRLPTEAEWEKAARHDPATGRSRRFPWGDEEPTPERANLGQRHLRPAPAGAYPAGRSPSGAGQLIGDVWEWTSSDFLPYPGFAPFPYREYSEVFFGPGHKVLRGGSFAVDAVACRGTFRNWDLPVRRQIFSGFRTARDA from the coding sequence ATGACCGACTCCCCCGCGACCTCGCCAGCCGGGCCGCAGCGCCCGGACGCACCCGACGCGCTGGACCCCGAGGCGCTCCGCGAGCGCGCCGTCGCGGCGCTCCTCACCGCACGGGAGCGCACCACGCTGCTCACCGACAGCGTGGACGACAACGAACTCATCGCCCAGCACTCACCGTTGATGTCGCCCCTGGTCTGGGACCTCGCGCACATCGGCAACCAGGAAGAGCTGTGGCTGCTGCGCAACGTGGGCGGACGGGAGGCGATGCGCCCGGACATCGACGGCCTGTACGACGCCTTCGAGCACCCCAGGGCCACCCGCCCCTCCCTGCCGCTGCTGGCCCCCGCCGAGGCCAGGTCGTACGCCGCCGAGGTGCGCGGCCGGGCCCTGGACGTGCTGGGGGCGACCCCGCTCGGCGGACGCCCGCTGCTGCGGTCCGCGTTCGCCTTCGGGATGATCGCGCAGCACGAACAGCAGCACGACGAGACCATGCTGATCACCCATCAACTGCGTTCGGGGCCTGCCGCGCTCAGCGCCCCCGAGCCGCCCCGGGCCACCGATGCGGCCGCGCTCCACGCCGAAGTGCTGGTCCCCGGGGGCCCCTTCACCATGGGCACCTCGACCGAGCCATGGGCTCTGGACAACGAACGCCCCGCACACCGGCGCGAGGTTCCCGCCTTCTTCCTCGACACCGCCCCGGTGACCTGCGGCGCGTACCGGGCGTTCATCGAGGACGGCGGCTACACCGAGCAGCGCTGGTGGGCGCCCGAGGGATGGGCGATGGTCCGTGAACACGAGCTGACGGCACCGCAGTTCTGGCGCCGGGAGGCCGGCCAGTGGCTGCGCCGGCGCTTCGGCGTGACCGAACCAGTACCGGCGGACGAACCGGTGCTGCACGTCAGCTGGTACGAGGCGGACGCGTACGCCCGCTGGGCCGGGCGCAGGCTGCCGACCGAGGCCGAGTGGGAGAAGGCGGCCCGCCACGACCCCGCCACCGGACGGTCCCGGCGCTTTCCGTGGGGCGACGAGGAGCCCACACCGGAGCGCGCCAACCTCGGCCAGCGCCATCTGCGGCCCGCCCCGGCCGGGGCGTACCCGGCCGGCCGGTCGCCGTCCGGCGCGGGGCAGCTGATCGGGGACGTGTGGGAGTGGACGTCGAGCGACTTCCTGCCCTACCCGGGCTTCGCGCCTTTCCCGTACCGCGAGTACTCGGAGGTGTTCTTCGGTCCGGGGCACAAGGTGCTGCGCGGCGGTTCCTTCGCGGTGGACGCGGTGGCCTGCCGCGGTACGTTCCGCAACTGGGACCTGCCGGTCCGGCGGCAGATCTTCTCGGGGTTCCGGACCGCGAGGGATGCCTGA
- a CDS encoding TIGR02452 family protein, which produces MSARLRGIARETESIVEAGFYRTPQGREVSIERALTAALSGTRLYGPEPVPVASLDRDRTPAIEVTGESSLRAAARLTGERPGKVAVLNYASARNPGGGYLNGAQAQEEALCRGSALYATLRRAPEFYAHHRAERSAFYTDRVIHSPGVPVFRDDRGRLLDTPYTAGFLTSPAPNAGVIRRTASGSAHLIAAALASRAERVLEVAAVRGYRRLVLGAWGCGVFQCDPAEVAGVFRALLADGGRFAGHFEQVVFGILDRDGASATRAAFDQVFGEMGQPSP; this is translated from the coding sequence GTGAGCGCCCGGCTGCGCGGCATCGCGCGCGAGACGGAGTCCATCGTCGAGGCGGGGTTCTACCGCACGCCGCAGGGGCGGGAAGTGAGCATCGAGCGGGCGCTGACAGCTGCCCTCTCGGGCACCAGGCTGTACGGTCCCGAGCCGGTGCCGGTGGCCTCGCTGGACCGCGACCGCACACCGGCCATCGAGGTGACCGGCGAGAGCAGCCTGCGCGCGGCCGCCCGGCTGACCGGCGAACGGCCGGGCAAGGTCGCCGTCCTGAACTACGCCTCCGCCCGTAATCCCGGCGGCGGTTATCTCAACGGGGCCCAGGCGCAGGAGGAGGCCCTGTGCCGTGGCTCCGCCCTGTACGCCACGCTGCGCCGCGCCCCGGAGTTCTACGCCCACCACCGCGCCGAACGCAGCGCCTTCTACACCGACCGGGTCATCCACTCACCGGGTGTGCCGGTCTTCCGCGACGACCGGGGCCGGCTCCTCGACACCCCGTACACGGCGGGATTCCTCACCTCGCCCGCCCCCAACGCCGGGGTGATCCGCCGCACCGCTTCCGGCTCGGCGCACCTGATCGCGGCCGCCCTCGCCTCCCGGGCCGAGCGGGTGCTGGAGGTCGCGGCGGTGCGCGGCTACCGCAGGCTGGTGCTGGGCGCCTGGGGGTGCGGCGTGTTCCAGTGCGATCCGGCGGAGGTGGCGGGCGTGTTCCGCGCGCTGCTGGCCGACGGCGGCCGGTTCGCGGGCCACTTCGAGCAGGTCGTGTTCGGCATCCTCGACCGCGACGGCGCCTCGGCCACCAGGGCTGCCTTCGATCAGGTGTTCGGTGAAATGGGTCAACCCTCACCCTGA
- a CDS encoding LacI family DNA-binding transcriptional regulator, with amino-acid sequence MIQLPEQPAEGPVPTSADVARLAGVSRATVSYVLNNNAAVRISDPTRRRVRDAAAELGYVPHAAARSLRAGHSRMVLLPIGGFPSGPLHHRFLHELESGLRRLDYTVVQYGSLGLDADDAARAWAELRPVAVIAPGSVPLTPQGTAVLRRSGAKAVITLGPQPVAGAHALIMDQRKVGHCAVRHLLERGRRRIGVVMPGEPGPALFAGPRLTGARQAAAGRARIVPLPLRHDEESAAALAARWRTLGLDAVFAHDDIHAMLLMRALQDADIDIPGETAVVGADDLMLARLLRPRLSSVRMELDTELPLADLVDRLVRHPGKEPERHDLLRARAVHRESS; translated from the coding sequence ATGATTCAGTTACCCGAGCAGCCCGCCGAAGGCCCCGTTCCGACCAGCGCCGACGTGGCGCGGCTCGCCGGCGTCTCCCGGGCCACCGTGTCCTACGTACTGAACAACAACGCGGCCGTGCGGATCAGCGATCCGACCCGCCGACGGGTGCGCGACGCGGCCGCCGAACTCGGTTACGTACCGCACGCCGCCGCCCGGAGCCTGCGCGCCGGACACTCCCGGATGGTGCTGCTGCCCATCGGGGGATTTCCCTCCGGCCCGCTGCACCACCGCTTCCTGCACGAGCTGGAATCCGGACTGCGCCGCCTCGACTACACCGTGGTCCAGTACGGCTCCCTCGGGCTGGACGCCGACGACGCGGCCCGCGCCTGGGCGGAGCTCCGGCCCGTCGCCGTCATCGCGCCCGGCTCCGTCCCGCTCACTCCGCAGGGCACCGCCGTGCTCCGGCGCTCCGGCGCCAAGGCAGTGATCACGCTCGGACCGCAGCCCGTGGCGGGCGCCCACGCGCTGATCATGGACCAGCGCAAGGTCGGCCACTGCGCCGTCAGACACCTGCTGGAACGCGGCCGGCGCCGGATCGGCGTGGTGATGCCCGGGGAGCCGGGCCCCGCGCTGTTCGCCGGACCCAGACTCACCGGCGCCCGGCAGGCCGCCGCAGGCAGGGCCCGGATCGTCCCGCTGCCGCTGCGCCACGACGAGGAGTCGGCCGCCGCGCTCGCCGCCCGCTGGCGCACCCTCGGCCTGGACGCCGTCTTCGCGCACGACGACATCCACGCGATGCTCCTGATGCGGGCGCTGCAGGACGCGGACATCGACATCCCGGGCGAGACCGCGGTGGTCGGTGCGGACGACCTGATGCTGGCGAGGCTGCTGAGGCCCAGGCTCAGCAGCGTGCGCATGGAACTGGACACGGAGCTGCCGCTCGCCGACCTGGTCGACCGGCTGGTACGGCACCCCGGGAAGGAACCCGAGCGGCACGACCTGCTGCGGGCGCGGGCCGTCCACCGCGAATCGAGCTGA
- a CDS encoding type II toxin-antitoxin system PemK/MazF family toxin → MTIQHRSDINDGSAASPGRTGPGATSEADPHGVGPVRATYAPDRDGDPDPGEIVWTWVPFEENDGRGKDRPVLVVAREESGTLLAVQLSSKQHDQEREWVALGAGPWDSSGRQSWVDLDRVLRVHEDGMRREACALDRDRFDLVAGRLRELYGWK, encoded by the coding sequence ATGACCATCCAGCACCGCAGCGACATCAATGACGGCTCGGCCGCCTCTCCGGGCCGCACCGGGCCCGGCGCGACCTCCGAGGCCGACCCGCACGGGGTGGGCCCGGTCCGCGCCACGTACGCCCCCGACCGGGACGGCGATCCCGACCCCGGCGAAATCGTCTGGACCTGGGTGCCGTTCGAGGAGAACGACGGGCGCGGCAAGGACCGTCCGGTTCTCGTCGTGGCACGCGAGGAGTCGGGCACCCTGCTCGCCGTACAGCTCTCCAGCAAGCAGCACGACCAGGAGCGCGAGTGGGTGGCGCTGGGCGCGGGGCCCTGGGACAGCTCGGGGCGCCAGTCCTGGGTCGACCTGGACCGGGTGCTCCGGGTCCACGAGGACGGGATGCGGCGCGAGGCGTGCGCCCTGGACCGGGACAGGTTCGACCTGGTCGCCGGGCGCCTCCGGGAGCTCTACGGCTGGAAGTGA
- the trxA gene encoding thioredoxin has product MSTVELTKENFDQVVSENEFVLIDFWASWCGPCRQFAPVYDSASERHADLVFAKVDTEAQQELAAAFEIRSIPTLMIVRDNVAVFSQPGALPEAALEDVIGQARKLDMDEVRKSIEEEQKEQK; this is encoded by the coding sequence ATGAGCACCGTAGAGCTCACCAAGGAAAACTTCGATCAGGTCGTCAGCGAGAACGAGTTCGTCCTGATCGACTTCTGGGCTTCCTGGTGCGGCCCGTGTCGGCAGTTCGCCCCGGTCTACGACTCGGCGTCCGAGCGTCACGCCGATCTGGTCTTCGCCAAGGTCGACACGGAGGCGCAGCAGGAGCTGGCCGCGGCGTTCGAGATCCGGTCGATCCCGACGCTCATGATCGTCCGCGACAACGTCGCGGTCTTCTCGCAGCCGGGCGCGCTGCCCGAGGCCGCGCTCGAGGACGTCATCGGTCAGGCCCGGAAGCTCGACATGGACGAGGTCCGCAAGTCCATCGAGGAAGAGCAGAAGGAGCAGAAGTAG
- a CDS encoding NAD(P)/FAD-dependent oxidoreductase: MTHAVEPVEYDVVVIGAGPVGENVADRARAAGLSAAIVESELIGGECSYWACMPSKALLRPVVARAEARRVPGLSGSVQGPLDTEAVLAHRDAYASHWKDDGQVAWLEGIGADIYRGTGRLTGTKAVSVTAPDGTEHRLAARHAVAVCTGSRAVVPDLPGIAEARPWTSREATSAKEVPGRLVVVGGGVVGVEMATVWGALGSEVTVLVRGAGLLPRMEPFAGELVAEALTAAGADVRFGVSAAALRRPAPDGPVTVELDNGESIEADEILFATGRAPRTDDLGLETVHLKPGSWLQVDDSCRVEGTGWLYAVGDVNHRALLTHQGKYQARIAGAAIAARAEGVPLLETDRWGAHAATADHSAVPQVVFTDPEAASVGLTLAEAEQAGHRVRAVDHDLGAVAGAGLYADGYRGRARMIVDLDREILLGVTFVGPGTGELLHSATIAVAAEVPIERLWHAVPAYPTISEIWLRLLETFRG, from the coding sequence ATGACACATGCTGTGGAGCCTGTCGAGTACGACGTCGTGGTCATCGGTGCCGGTCCGGTGGGTGAGAACGTGGCGGACCGGGCCAGGGCCGCGGGCCTGAGTGCCGCGATCGTGGAGTCCGAGCTCATCGGTGGTGAGTGTTCCTACTGGGCCTGTATGCCGAGCAAGGCCCTGCTGCGCCCGGTCGTCGCCCGCGCCGAGGCCCGCCGCGTCCCCGGGCTCAGCGGATCCGTCCAGGGACCGCTGGACACCGAGGCGGTCCTCGCCCACCGGGACGCGTACGCCTCGCACTGGAAGGACGACGGCCAGGTGGCCTGGCTGGAGGGCATCGGCGCGGACATCTACCGGGGCACCGGCCGGCTGACCGGGACGAAGGCGGTCTCCGTCACGGCGCCCGACGGCACGGAGCACCGGCTCGCCGCCCGGCACGCCGTCGCCGTCTGCACGGGCAGCCGGGCCGTGGTCCCCGACCTGCCGGGGATCGCGGAGGCCCGCCCCTGGACCAGCCGTGAGGCGACGAGTGCCAAGGAGGTGCCCGGCCGGCTCGTCGTCGTCGGCGGGGGAGTGGTCGGTGTGGAGATGGCCACGGTGTGGGGCGCGCTGGGCTCCGAGGTCACCGTGCTGGTCCGGGGCGCGGGGCTGCTGCCCCGGATGGAGCCGTTCGCCGGTGAGCTGGTGGCGGAGGCGCTCACCGCCGCCGGAGCCGATGTCCGGTTCGGTGTCTCGGCCGCCGCGCTGCGGCGCCCGGCCCCTGACGGACCGGTCACCGTCGAACTCGACAACGGTGAGAGCATCGAGGCCGACGAGATCCTCTTCGCCACCGGCCGCGCCCCGCGCACCGACGACCTGGGCCTGGAAACGGTGCACCTGAAGCCGGGTTCCTGGCTTCAGGTGGACGACAGCTGCCGGGTCGAGGGCACCGGCTGGCTCTACGCCGTCGGTGACGTGAACCACCGGGCGCTCCTTACCCACCAGGGCAAGTACCAGGCCCGCATCGCCGGGGCGGCCATCGCCGCCCGCGCCGAGGGCGTCCCGCTGCTGGAGACGGACCGCTGGGGTGCCCACGCGGCCACCGCCGATCACTCGGCCGTCCCCCAGGTCGTCTTCACCGACCCGGAGGCCGCCTCGGTCGGCCTCACCCTGGCCGAGGCGGAGCAGGCGGGCCACCGGGTCAGGGCCGTCGACCACGACCTCGGCGCGGTGGCGGGTGCCGGGCTGTACGCGGACGGCTACCGGGGCCGCGCCCGCATGATCGTCGACCTCGACCGGGAGATCCTGCTCGGCGTCACCTTCGTGGGCCCGGGGACCGGCGAGCTGCTGCACTCGGCGACGATCGCGGTCGCCGCGGAAGTCCCGATCGAGCGGCTCTGGCACGCGGTACCCGCCTACCCGACGATCAGCGAGATCTGGCTGCGGCTCCTGGAGACATTCCGTGGGTAG
- the egtC gene encoding ergothioneine biosynthesis protein EgtC: protein MCRHIAYVGPPVPLGEVLTEPAHSLVRQSWEPRRQRHGTVNADGFGVGWYAEGDPVPGRYRRPGPVWGDRTFADLARVVRSRAVLAAVRDATEFDPDGEAAAAPFAGGEVLFSHNGAVKGWPGSMAPLAATLPAAELLRLAARCDSALVWALVRHRLAAGDALPQAVADTVLEAAEAAPGSRLNLLLTDGSTIVATAWGDTLWYRSEPGRHAIVASEPYDDDPLWCEVPDRTLLTATRADVLLTPLKEPTE, encoded by the coding sequence ATGTGCCGTCATATCGCTTATGTGGGGCCGCCGGTGCCCCTGGGCGAGGTGCTGACCGAGCCCGCGCACTCGCTGGTGCGCCAGTCCTGGGAGCCGCGCCGGCAGCGGCACGGGACGGTCAACGCGGACGGCTTCGGCGTCGGCTGGTACGCGGAGGGGGACCCGGTCCCCGGACGTTACCGCCGGCCGGGGCCCGTCTGGGGCGACCGGACCTTCGCGGACCTGGCCAGAGTGGTGCGCAGCCGTGCCGTGCTGGCCGCGGTCCGCGATGCCACCGAGTTCGATCCGGACGGCGAGGCGGCGGCCGCGCCGTTCGCCGGGGGCGAGGTGCTGTTCAGCCACAACGGCGCGGTGAAGGGCTGGCCGGGGTCGATGGCGCCGCTCGCGGCGACGCTGCCCGCGGCCGAACTCCTGCGGCTGGCCGCACGCTGCGACTCGGCGCTGGTATGGGCCCTGGTGCGGCACCGGCTCGCGGCGGGCGACGCGCTCCCGCAGGCCGTCGCGGACACCGTGCTGGAGGCCGCCGAGGCTGCCCCCGGCTCCCGGCTCAACCTGCTGCTCACCGACGGCTCGACCATCGTGGCGACGGCCTGGGGCGACACCCTCTGGTACCGGTCCGAGCCCGGCCGCCACGCGATCGTGGCCTCGGAGCCCTACGACGACGATCCACTCTGGTGCGAGGTCCCCGACCGCACCCTGCTCACCGCGACCCGCGCCGATGTTCTGCTGACCCCGCTCAAGGAGCCCACCGAGTGA
- a CDS encoding 1-acyl-sn-glycerol-3-phosphate acyltransferase: MSHWLPASPCTPPGCVVHEGPARHPVPAAALLLAGCALTLAGVVCAPLALSLLGGARRERLIRCWAHGVLRAFGVRVRVTGPPAARGDAAGDGAPGVLVVANHVSWLDIPLVAAVFPGRMLAKSDIRRWPLLGPLAALGGTLFVERERLRALPATVRAVASALRGGARVVVFPEGSTWCGRGPGGRFRPAAFQAAIDAGAAVQPLRIRYLYGPRDRRAPAGAAAFVGDDPLAASLWRVVRAAGLTAEIHVATPIPAGAVPGRRALARLSQSTVASDSANLPAASVHH; this comes from the coding sequence ATGAGCCACTGGCTGCCCGCCTCCCCGTGCACCCCGCCCGGCTGCGTGGTCCACGAGGGCCCGGCCAGACACCCGGTCCCGGCGGCGGCCCTGCTGCTGGCCGGATGCGCGCTGACCCTCGCCGGGGTGGTGTGCGCCCCGCTCGCCCTGTCCCTGCTCGGTGGGGCCCGGCGGGAGCGGCTGATCCGCTGCTGGGCGCACGGCGTGCTGCGGGCCTTCGGGGTACGGGTGCGGGTGACCGGGCCGCCCGCCGCGCGGGGTGACGCGGCGGGTGACGGCGCCCCCGGGGTGCTCGTGGTCGCCAACCACGTCTCCTGGCTGGACATCCCGCTGGTCGCGGCGGTGTTCCCCGGCCGGATGCTGGCCAAGAGCGACATCCGCCGCTGGCCGCTGCTCGGCCCGCTGGCGGCGCTCGGCGGCACCCTGTTCGTCGAGCGCGAGCGGCTGCGTGCGCTGCCCGCCACCGTGCGCGCCGTCGCGTCGGCGCTGCGGGGCGGCGCGCGGGTCGTGGTCTTCCCGGAGGGGAGCACCTGGTGCGGCCGGGGGCCGGGCGGCCGGTTCCGGCCCGCCGCGTTCCAGGCCGCGATCGACGCCGGGGCCGCGGTCCAGCCGCTGCGCATCCGCTACCTGTACGGACCGCGGGACCGCCGCGCCCCGGCGGGCGCGGCGGCCTTCGTCGGCGACGACCCGCTGGCCGCCTCGCTCTGGCGGGTGGTGCGGGCGGCCGGGCTGACCGCCGAGATCCACGTAGCCACGCCGATCCCGGCGGGCGCGGTGCCCGGCCGCCGTGCGCTGGCCCGGCTGTCTCAGTCCACCGTGGCCAGCGACAGCGCGAACCTGCCCGCCGCGTCCGTCCACCACTGA
- the egtA gene encoding ergothioneine biosynthesis glutamate--cysteine ligase EgtA, translating into MSSETSGGHGPPGHAPPLGEGEAEDLLRGICFKTGPPRIVGVELEWLLHDRDRPHSPVPHHRLEAAAAAVRALPLNAAVTFEPGGQLELSSQPGDSLMACVNDTADDLVLVRAALDRLGLTAVGLGVDPWQTPRRLLREPRYEAMEKALDRWGPAGRAMMCTTASVQVCLDAGEEEPGPLGYGRRWQLAHLLGAVLVAAFANSPFRQGRPTPWRSARQSLWADLDPLRTLAPAGSLPARDAWAAHVLDTPVLCIRGGEGPWSVPEGLSLREWIRSGAPRRPDRSDLDYHITTLFPPVRPRGHLELRMIDAQSGTDGWLVPLAVTTALFDDPEAAETVYRTVKPLAETAGPLAAPRNPLWFAAARDGLADPELRVAANACFELALDALPRIGATRAVRDVVADFHDRYVARGRCPADDLRAAMLAPDRTDGRYDPKGTLS; encoded by the coding sequence ATGTCATCCGAAACGTCCGGCGGCCACGGTCCGCCCGGCCACGCCCCGCCCCTCGGCGAGGGCGAGGCGGAGGATCTACTGCGCGGCATCTGCTTCAAGACGGGACCGCCGCGCATCGTTGGGGTCGAGCTCGAATGGCTCCTGCACGATCGAGACCGTCCGCACAGTCCCGTCCCGCACCACCGTCTCGAAGCGGCCGCAGCCGCAGTCCGGGCGCTGCCCCTGAACGCCGCGGTCACCTTCGAACCCGGCGGACAGCTGGAGCTCAGCTCACAGCCCGGCGATTCCCTCATGGCGTGTGTCAACGACACCGCCGACGACCTCGTCTTGGTACGTGCCGCGCTCGACCGGCTGGGTCTCACCGCCGTCGGGCTCGGCGTCGATCCCTGGCAAACGCCGCGCAGGCTGCTGCGCGAACCCCGCTACGAGGCCATGGAGAAGGCCCTCGACCGGTGGGGTCCGGCGGGCCGCGCCATGATGTGCACGACCGCGTCCGTCCAGGTCTGCCTGGACGCCGGAGAGGAGGAGCCCGGCCCGCTCGGTTACGGGCGGCGCTGGCAGCTGGCCCATCTGCTGGGCGCGGTGCTGGTGGCGGCCTTTGCCAACTCGCCGTTCCGGCAGGGCAGGCCGACGCCGTGGCGGTCCGCGCGCCAGTCGCTGTGGGCCGACCTCGACCCGCTGCGCACGCTCGCCCCGGCCGGATCGCTGCCGGCCCGGGACGCCTGGGCCGCGCATGTCCTGGACACGCCGGTCCTGTGCATCCGTGGCGGGGAGGGGCCGTGGTCCGTGCCCGAGGGGCTCAGCCTCCGGGAGTGGATCCGCTCCGGGGCGCCGCGCCGCCCGGACCGGTCCGACCTCGACTACCACATCACCACGCTGTTCCCGCCGGTCCGTCCGCGCGGGCACCTCGAACTGCGCATGATCGACGCGCAGTCCGGTACCGACGGATGGCTCGTGCCGCTCGCGGTCACCACTGCCCTGTTCGACGACCCGGAGGCCGCCGAGACCGTGTACCGCACCGTCAAACCGCTGGCCGAGACGGCGGGACCGCTGGCCGCTCCGCGCAATCCGCTCTGGTTCGCCGCCGCCCGGGACGGGCTGGCCGATCCCGAACTGCGGGTGGCGGCCAACGCCTGCTTCGAGCTGGCCCTGGACGCGCTGCCCCGGATCGGTGCGACGCGGGCGGTGCGGGACGTGGTGGCGGACTTCCACGACCGGTACGTCGCCCGGGGCCGATGTCCCGCCGACGATCTCCGGGCAGCCATGCTCGCACCCGACCGGACGGACGGCCGGTACGACCCGAAGGGGACCCTCTCATGA